In one Quercus lobata isolate SW786 unplaced genomic scaffold, ValleyOak3.0 Primary Assembly Scq3eQI_2008, whole genome shotgun sequence genomic region, the following are encoded:
- the LOC115973280 gene encoding TMV resistance protein N-like: protein MACSSAPSLSVLAALLLSLGIALVLPQLVVCVATMTHSKGPQNFDLSLSTPTLTYEYEVFVSFRGADTRTSFTAYLFAALDRKRIVAYRDDRNLLRGGEIGPELLKAIETSRIAVVVFSKSYATSDWCLDELVKIMECKRVFNQSVLPIFYDVSQSVVLEQKGVFAEALLNGPVDKVNNWRTAMTEAANLAGFHLEHRCNF from the exons ATGGCTTGTTCCTCTGCTCCATCCTTATCGGTCCTAGCTGCTTTGCTCTTGAGTTTAGGCATTGCACTGGTCTTACCTCAATTAGTTGTGTGCGTTGCGACCATGACTCATTCCAAGGGCCCACAAAACTTTGATCTGTCTTTATCAACCCCAACATTGACATATGAATACGAGGTCTTTGTTAGTTTTCGTGGAGCCGATACCCGCACAAGCTTTACTGCCTATCTCTTCGCTGCTTTAGACCGTAAAAGGATTGTTGCCTATAGAGACGACAGAAACCTCCTAAGAGGGGGAGAGATTGGACCCGAGTTGTTGAAGGCAATTGAGACTTCAAGGATTGCAGTTGTTGTGTTCTCGAAAAGCTATGCTACTTCGGATTGGTGCTTGGATGAGCTGGTGAAGATAATGGAATGCAAAAGGGTGTTCAACCAAAGTGTGCTGCCTATTTTCTATGATGTGTCTCAATCTGTGGTGCTAGAACAGAAGGGAGTTTTTGCGGAGGCACTCCTGAATGGCCCCGTAGACAAGGTGAACAATTGGAGAACTGCAATGACGGAGGCTGCAAATTTGGCGGGCTTTCATTTGGAACATCG gtgtaatttttaa